Proteins from a genomic interval of Aquabacterium sp. J223:
- the pdeM gene encoding ligase-associated DNA damage response endonuclease PdeM: MTTGLEVTLGAVPALLLADKALWLPRRRWLLVADVHIGKAVSFRRLGVPVPHGTTADTLQRLEALVQRWSPERLVVLGDFLHSARARAPGTMDALAGWRRRRAALPITLVRGNHDDRAGDPPASLGIEAVDGPLHVDGLALAHEPRPRPGVHVLGGHLHPCVRLGTGFDRLRLPCFWLGRETTVLPAFGAFTGMHPVRPADGDDVVAIADGRLARLPRTARSFAAG; the protein is encoded by the coding sequence ATGACCACCGGCCTGGAGGTGACGCTCGGCGCCGTGCCCGCGCTGCTGTTGGCCGACAAGGCGCTGTGGTTGCCTCGTCGGCGCTGGCTGCTGGTGGCCGACGTGCACATCGGCAAGGCGGTGAGCTTCCGCCGCCTGGGCGTGCCGGTGCCGCACGGCACCACCGCCGACACCCTGCAGCGGCTGGAGGCGCTGGTGCAGCGCTGGTCGCCCGAGCGGCTGGTGGTCCTGGGCGACTTCCTGCATTCGGCCCGCGCCCGCGCGCCGGGCACCATGGACGCATTGGCCGGCTGGCGCCGCCGCCGTGCGGCGCTGCCGATCACGCTGGTGCGCGGCAACCACGACGACCGCGCCGGCGACCCGCCGGCGTCGCTGGGCATCGAGGCGGTGGACGGGCCGTTGCACGTCGACGGGCTGGCGCTGGCGCACGAGCCGCGGCCGCGGCCGGGCGTGCACGTGCTGGGCGGCCACCTGCACCCCTGCGTGCGGCTGGGCACCGGCTTCGACCGGCTGCGGCTGCCCTGCTTCTGGTTGGGCCGCGAGACGACGGTGCTGCCGGCCTTCGGTGCCTTCACCGGCATGCACCCGGTGCGGCCGGCCGACGGCGACGACGTGGTGGCGATCGCCGACGGCCGCCTGGCGCGCCTGCCGCGGACGGCACGGTCCTTCGCGGCCGGTTAA
- a CDS encoding alpha/beta hydrolase produces MPTPTPPLYRQFTSQADIDAQYNPVTSPAQAAAALAHYESQALTARQRLPSRLDVPYGPTRAETLDIFPAERPGAPVFVFLHGGYWRARSSKDFSGIALGLRPLGITTVVVDYALCPTVTLDEIVRQARAALAWVWRHIADHGGDPSRIALGGHSAGAQLTAMCLHTRWAEDYGLPDDPCAAALMVSGVYDLRPLRWSYLQPALQLDEGMVQRCSPLGRVRRCATPALITWGGAESTEFARQSTTFHAAWRDAGNEGELMPQPGADHFTALHGLEDPASGMSRWLAGRLGVA; encoded by the coding sequence ATGCCGACCCCCACACCGCCCCTCTACCGACAGTTCACCAGCCAGGCCGACATCGACGCCCAGTACAACCCGGTGACCTCGCCCGCGCAGGCGGCCGCGGCGCTGGCCCATTACGAGTCGCAGGCCCTGACCGCGCGGCAGCGGCTGCCGTCGCGGCTGGACGTGCCCTACGGCCCGACGCGCGCCGAGACGCTGGACATCTTCCCCGCCGAGCGGCCGGGCGCCCCCGTCTTCGTCTTCCTGCACGGCGGCTACTGGCGGGCGCGGTCGTCGAAGGACTTCAGCGGCATCGCGCTCGGCCTGCGGCCGCTGGGCATCACCACCGTGGTGGTGGACTACGCGCTCTGCCCCACGGTGACGCTGGACGAGATCGTGCGCCAGGCGCGTGCGGCGCTGGCCTGGGTGTGGCGCCACATCGCCGACCACGGCGGCGACCCGTCGCGCATCGCGCTGGGCGGGCACTCCGCGGGCGCGCAGCTCACCGCCATGTGCCTGCACACCCGCTGGGCCGAGGACTACGGCCTGCCCGACGACCCCTGTGCCGCGGCGCTGATGGTGAGCGGCGTCTACGACCTGCGGCCGCTGCGCTGGTCGTACCTGCAGCCCGCGCTGCAGCTGGACGAGGGCATGGTGCAGCGCTGCTCGCCGCTGGGCCGGGTGCGGCGCTGCGCGACGCCCGCGCTCATCACCTGGGGCGGTGCGGAGTCGACCGAGTTCGCCCGCCAGTCGACCACCTTCCACGCCGCGTGGCGCGACGCCGGCAACGAGGGCGAACTGATGCCGCAGCCGGGCGCCGACCATTTCACCGCGCTGCACGGGCTGGAAGACCCGGCCAGCGGCATGAGCCGCTGGCTGGCCGGCCGGCTGGGCGTGGCTTAA
- a CDS encoding phosphoribosyl-ATP diphosphatase gives MTPTSQDVLARLAAVIAERRSGDPDKSYVARLFHKGPDAILKKIGEEATETVMAAKDGDRQKIVYEVADLWFHTLLALEAFNLKPADVLDELARREGLSGLEEFAARKAQAREAGESR, from the coding sequence ATGACACCCACCTCGCAGGACGTGCTGGCGCGGCTCGCCGCCGTCATCGCCGAGCGCCGCAGCGGCGACCCCGACAAGAGCTACGTCGCCCGCCTGTTCCACAAGGGCCCCGACGCCATCCTGAAGAAGATCGGCGAGGAGGCCACCGAGACGGTGATGGCGGCCAAGGACGGCGATCGCCAGAAGATCGTCTACGAGGTGGCCGACCTGTGGTTCCACACGCTGCTGGCGCTGGAGGCCTTCAACCTGAAGCCGGCCGACGTGCTGGACGAACTGGCCCGTCGCGAAGGGCTGTCGGGGCTTGAAGAGTTCGCCGCGCGCAAGGCCCAGGCGCGCGAAGCCGGAGAGTCGCGATGA
- a CDS encoding DUF4870 family protein — translation MNGVVELEPRREKSLRTVGHISYALHAVVALGAVLPGVQGSVLLLVIAFAIDLFKRDEARGSWQESHFRWRIRSVLFCGLAYLLTAPLWLVFLLPGWIAWGVISLWFAWRIVRGWLALSDQRPMPVPT, via the coding sequence ATGAACGGTGTCGTGGAATTGGAGCCGCGGCGCGAGAAGTCGCTGCGCACGGTCGGGCACATCAGCTACGCGCTGCACGCCGTCGTGGCGCTGGGTGCCGTGCTGCCGGGCGTGCAGGGCAGCGTGCTGCTGCTGGTCATCGCGTTCGCCATCGACCTGTTCAAGCGCGACGAGGCCCGCGGCAGCTGGCAGGAGAGCCACTTCCGCTGGCGCATCCGCTCGGTGCTGTTCTGCGGCCTGGCCTACCTGCTGACCGCGCCGCTGTGGCTGGTCTTCCTGCTGCCGGGGTGGATCGCCTGGGGCGTCATCTCCCTGTGGTTCGCCTGGCGCATCGTGCGCGGCTGGCTGGCCCTGTCCGATCAACGTCCCATGCCGGTCCCCACATGA
- a CDS encoding pyrimidine 5'-nucleotidase, which yields MGRPGDRPTPRVWLFDLDDTLHDASGAAFGGINEAMTAYIAERLSLTLEDAQALRTRYWRRYGATLLGLLRHHDVSAPHFLEQTHRLPGLEDRLRRHPHDAAALNALRGRKYVLTNAPLAYAERVLRALGLRHLFDGLIPVERMRMFGHWRPKPDRRMFRQLLARLRVAASQCVLVEDTLDHQKAARGVGLKTVWMQRWGAAGRPGVPPPRRRRRPSYVHARIASLQRLRRHRW from the coding sequence TTGGGGCGGCCCGGCGACCGGCCGACCCCTCGGGTCTGGCTGTTCGACCTCGACGACACGCTGCACGACGCCAGCGGCGCCGCCTTCGGCGGCATCAACGAGGCGATGACGGCCTACATCGCCGAGCGGTTGTCGCTCACCCTGGAGGACGCGCAGGCGCTGCGCACCCGCTACTGGCGGCGCTATGGCGCCACGCTGCTCGGCCTGCTGCGGCACCACGACGTCTCGGCCCCGCACTTCCTCGAACAGACGCACCGCCTGCCGGGGTTGGAGGACCGCCTGCGCCGGCACCCGCACGACGCGGCGGCGCTCAACGCGCTGCGCGGCCGCAAGTACGTCCTGACCAACGCACCCCTGGCCTACGCCGAGCGGGTGCTGCGCGCGCTCGGCCTGCGCCACCTGTTCGACGGCCTGATCCCGGTGGAGCGCATGCGCATGTTCGGCCACTGGCGGCCCAAGCCCGACCGCCGCATGTTCCGCCAGCTGCTGGCGCGGCTGCGTGTGGCGGCGTCGCAGTGCGTGCTGGTGGAGGACACCCTGGACCACCAGAAGGCGGCCCGCGGCGTCGGTCTGAAGACGGTGTGGATGCAGCGCTGGGGCGCGGCCGGCCGGCCCGGCGTGCCGCCGCCGCGCCGGCGCCGAAGGCCGTCCTACGTCCATGCAAGAATCGCCTCGCTGCAACGCCTGCGACGACACCGGTGGTGA
- the tatC gene encoding twin-arginine translocase subunit TatC — protein sequence MSAKPDGQDELAGTEQPFVEHLIELRDRLVRALIAVGVVFGVLCLWPSPGVLYDLMAAPLVAHLPAGATLIATNVISPFLVPLKITMLAAFMVALPVVLYQVWAFVAPGLYSHEKKMVLPLVVSSTLLFFAGVAFCYFFVFGQVFKFIQGFAPKSITAAPDIEAYLSFVLTMFIAFGAAFEVPVAVVLLARIGIVSVDKLKAWRGYFVVAAFIVAAVITPPDVVSQLALAIPMCLLYEVGIWAAQLFIKHTAAPVEEEKKTAA from the coding sequence ATGAGCGCAAAACCAGACGGCCAGGACGAACTGGCCGGCACCGAGCAGCCCTTCGTCGAGCACCTGATCGAGCTGCGCGACCGGCTGGTGCGCGCGCTCATCGCGGTGGGCGTGGTGTTCGGCGTGCTCTGCCTGTGGCCGAGCCCGGGCGTGCTCTACGACCTGATGGCCGCGCCGCTGGTGGCGCACCTGCCGGCCGGCGCGACGCTGATCGCCACCAACGTCATCTCGCCGTTCCTGGTGCCGCTGAAGATCACCATGCTCGCCGCCTTCATGGTGGCGCTGCCGGTGGTGCTCTACCAGGTGTGGGCCTTCGTCGCGCCGGGCCTGTACAGCCACGAGAAGAAGATGGTGCTGCCGCTGGTGGTGTCCAGCACGCTGCTGTTCTTCGCCGGGGTGGCCTTCTGCTACTTCTTCGTCTTCGGCCAGGTGTTCAAGTTCATCCAGGGCTTCGCGCCGAAGAGCATCACCGCGGCGCCTGACATCGAGGCCTACCTGAGCTTCGTGCTGACCATGTTCATCGCCTTCGGCGCCGCCTTCGAGGTGCCGGTGGCGGTGGTGCTGCTGGCGCGCATCGGCATCGTCAGCGTCGACAAGCTCAAGGCCTGGCGCGGCTACTTCGTGGTCGCGGCCTTCATCGTCGCGGCGGTGATCACGCCGCCGGACGTGGTGTCGCAGCTGGCGCTGGCGATCCCGATGTGCCTGCTCTACGAGGTGGGCATCTGGGCGGCGCAGCTGTTCATCAAGCACACCGCCGCGCCGGTCGAGGAAGAGAAGAAGACGGCGGCGTGA
- the tatA gene encoding Sec-independent protein translocase subunit TatA: protein MGSFSIWHWLIVLLVVVLIFGTKKLKNMGSDLGSAVHGFKQGVKGGEASAAADAEALTNAKTANPPAGETVDVEARRKS, encoded by the coding sequence ATGGGATCGTTCAGCATCTGGCACTGGTTGATCGTGCTGCTGGTGGTCGTGCTGATCTTCGGCACCAAGAAGCTCAAGAACATGGGCTCCGACCTCGGCTCCGCGGTGCACGGCTTCAAGCAGGGCGTCAAGGGCGGCGAGGCCTCGGCGGCCGCCGACGCCGAGGCGCTGACCAACGCCAAGACGGCCAACCCGCCGGCCGGCGAGACGGTGGACGTCGAGGCGCGCCGCAAGTCGTGA
- a CDS encoding histidine triad nucleotide-binding protein, whose amino-acid sequence MTSDPTCIFCKLVDGQIPSKKAHEDADTLAFHDIRPAAPVHLLIIPKAHLSSLAEATEADQPMLGKLLRLAPELARQHGLHNGFKTVVHTGKGGGQEVFHLHLHVMGTPGPAQP is encoded by the coding sequence ATGACATCCGATCCCACCTGCATCTTCTGCAAGCTCGTCGACGGCCAGATCCCGTCGAAGAAGGCGCACGAGGACGCCGACACGCTGGCCTTCCACGACATCCGCCCGGCGGCGCCGGTGCACCTGCTGATCATCCCGAAGGCGCACCTGTCGTCGCTGGCCGAGGCCACCGAGGCCGACCAGCCGATGCTGGGCAAGCTGCTGCGGCTGGCGCCCGAACTCGCCCGCCAGCACGGCCTGCACAACGGCTTCAAGACGGTGGTGCACACCGGCAAGGGCGGCGGGCAGGAGGTGTTCCACCTGCACCTGCACGTCATGGGCACGCCGGGGCCCGCACAACCCTGA
- a CDS encoding carboxypeptidase M32, which translates to MPEALPAYEALAERQRRLYRLEHLQSLAAWDRAAGMPPKGAEARAAAMGEMAALLHGLRTDTALGPLIDAAQAEPLDGWQQANLRELRREWRRATALPQALVEARSLAAARCEHAWRRQRPANDWAGFLEHFRPLLALVREEAERLGDSLGLAPYDALIDGYEPGMTAARIGEVFDDLRGWLPGLIRRVRERQAGEPVVPPAGPFPVAQQKALGLAVMRRLGFDFDAGRLDESAHPFSGGVPEDVRLTTRYREDDLIQGLMATVHETGHARYEQNLPRAWLGQPVAQARSMALHESQSLAFEMQLGCSRGFARLLSPLLSEHVGPQAAFEPLALHRLLTRVQPGRIRVEADEVTYPAHVLLRFDLERALIAGEIAADDIPAHWDAAMRSLLDLDTRGDFRDGPLQDVHWPEGLFGYFPCYTLGAMYAAQWFAALRREQPDVDDRIAAGDLQPLFGWLHDRIWSQGSRWTTDELAVQASGEPLNPAHFRAHLEARYLGG; encoded by the coding sequence GTGCCCGAGGCGCTTCCAGCCTACGAGGCGTTGGCCGAGCGCCAGCGCCGCCTCTACCGGCTGGAACACCTGCAGTCGCTGGCCGCCTGGGACCGCGCGGCCGGCATGCCGCCCAAGGGCGCCGAGGCCCGTGCCGCGGCGATGGGCGAGATGGCGGCGCTGCTGCACGGGCTGCGCACCGACACGGCCCTCGGGCCGCTCATCGACGCCGCGCAGGCCGAGCCGCTGGACGGCTGGCAGCAGGCCAACCTGCGTGAGCTGCGCCGGGAATGGCGCCGGGCCACCGCGCTGCCGCAAGCGCTGGTCGAGGCGCGGTCGCTGGCGGCCGCGCGCTGCGAGCATGCCTGGCGCCGGCAGCGGCCGGCCAACGACTGGGCCGGCTTCCTCGAGCACTTCCGGCCGCTGCTGGCCCTGGTGCGGGAGGAGGCCGAGCGCCTGGGCGACTCGCTGGGCCTGGCGCCCTACGACGCGCTGATCGACGGCTACGAGCCGGGCATGACGGCCGCCCGCATCGGCGAGGTGTTCGACGACCTGCGCGGCTGGCTGCCGGGGCTGATCCGCCGCGTCCGCGAACGACAGGCCGGTGAACCGGTGGTGCCGCCCGCCGGCCCCTTCCCGGTCGCGCAGCAGAAGGCGCTCGGCCTGGCGGTGATGCGCCGGTTGGGTTTCGACTTCGACGCCGGCCGGCTGGACGAAAGCGCCCATCCTTTCTCCGGCGGCGTGCCGGAGGACGTGCGGCTGACCACCCGCTACCGCGAGGACGACCTCATCCAGGGCCTGATGGCGACGGTGCACGAGACCGGCCACGCCCGCTACGAGCAGAACCTGCCAAGGGCCTGGCTGGGCCAGCCGGTGGCGCAGGCGCGGTCGATGGCGCTGCACGAGAGCCAGAGCCTGGCCTTCGAGATGCAGCTGGGCTGCAGCCGCGGCTTCGCCCGGCTGCTGTCGCCGCTGCTGTCGGAGCACGTCGGCCCGCAGGCCGCCTTCGAGCCGCTCGCGCTGCACCGCCTGCTCACGCGGGTCCAGCCGGGCCGCATCCGCGTCGAGGCGGACGAGGTGACCTATCCCGCGCACGTGCTGCTGCGCTTCGACCTCGAACGCGCCCTCATCGCCGGCGAGATCGCCGCCGACGACATCCCCGCGCACTGGGACGCGGCCATGCGTTCGCTGCTGGACCTCGACACCCGCGGCGACTTCCGCGACGGCCCGCTGCAGGACGTGCACTGGCCCGAGGGCCTGTTCGGCTACTTCCCCTGCTACACGCTGGGCGCGATGTACGCCGCGCAGTGGTTCGCCGCCTTGCGGCGCGAGCAGCCCGACGTCGACGACCGCATCGCCGCTGGCGACCTGCAGCCGCTGTTCGGCTGGCTGCACGACCGCATCTGGTCGCAGGGCAGCCGCTGGACCACCGACGAGCTTGCCGTCCAGGCCAGCGGCGAGCCGTTGAACCCGGCGCATTTCAGGGCGCACCTCGAGGCGCGCTACCTCGGCGGCTGA
- the slmA gene encoding nucleoid occlusion factor SlmA → MPETPAPAPPADGSASATDPAPGAHTAAVADVAAEAAARKRPRPGERRLQILQTLATMLEEPGAERITTAALAARIGVSEAALYRHFSGKAQMFEALIDFIEASVFGLLREVAEREPAPGAQAGRIVRVLLQFGERNPGLTRVMVGDALVYEHERLTARMNQFFDRLESTLRQCLRAHAEAMGSTTPTVDAQGRASVLLAFALGRLQRHARSGFRRPPGEHLDVALRLLLA, encoded by the coding sequence ATGCCCGAGACGCCCGCACCGGCCCCGCCGGCGGACGGCAGCGCATCCGCCACCGACCCGGCGCCCGGGGCCCACACCGCCGCCGTCGCTGACGTGGCCGCCGAGGCCGCCGCCCGCAAGCGCCCCCGTCCCGGCGAACGCCGCCTGCAGATCCTGCAGACGCTGGCGACGATGCTGGAGGAACCCGGCGCCGAACGCATCACCACCGCCGCCCTGGCCGCGCGCATCGGCGTCTCGGAAGCGGCCCTCTACCGCCACTTCAGCGGCAAGGCGCAGATGTTCGAGGCGCTGATCGACTTCATCGAGGCCAGCGTCTTCGGCCTGCTGCGCGAGGTGGCGGAGCGCGAGCCCGCCCCCGGCGCCCAGGCCGGCCGCATCGTGCGGGTGCTGCTGCAGTTCGGCGAGCGCAACCCGGGCCTGACGCGGGTCATGGTCGGCGATGCGCTGGTCTACGAGCACGAACGCCTGACCGCCCGCATGAACCAGTTCTTCGACCGCCTGGAATCGACGCTGCGCCAGTGCCTGCGCGCGCATGCCGAGGCGATGGGCTCGACCACGCCGACGGTCGATGCGCAGGGCCGCGCCTCGGTGCTGCTGGCCTTCGCTCTCGGCCGGCTGCAGCGCCATGCGCGCTCCGGCTTCCGCCGCCCGCCCGGCGAGCACCTGGACGTCGCGCTGCGCCTGCTGCTGGCATGA
- a CDS encoding ATP-binding protein has translation MTASTASLEALLQRADALLDRLDAWLPRPLAAPDWSAAIAFRYRKRGAQAWLEPVKHLAAIALDDLKEVDGQKERLVRNTAQFVAGRQANNVLMTGARGTGKSSLVRACLQAFAPQGLRLIEVDKADMVDLPDLVALVAGRPERFVVFCDDLSFDEGEPGYKALKSVLDGSVAGGGDNLLVYATSNRRHLLPEYMKENLSYTHTEDGEVHPGEVIEEKISLSERFGLWLSFYPFSQAEYLAIVLQWLAHFGVPHEAFADARREALVWALERGSRSGRVAQQFARDFAGRDASQAPAAAPVPIRELGEGPEELDDA, from the coding sequence ATGACCGCTTCCACCGCATCCCTCGAGGCGCTGCTCCAGCGCGCCGACGCGCTGCTCGACCGCCTCGACGCCTGGTTGCCGCGACCGCTGGCGGCACCCGACTGGTCGGCGGCCATCGCATTCCGCTACCGCAAGCGCGGCGCGCAGGCCTGGCTGGAGCCGGTCAAGCACCTGGCCGCCATCGCGCTGGACGACCTCAAGGAAGTGGACGGCCAGAAGGAACGCCTGGTGCGCAACACCGCCCAGTTCGTCGCCGGCCGCCAGGCCAACAACGTGCTGATGACCGGGGCCCGCGGCACCGGCAAGAGCTCGCTGGTGCGCGCCTGCCTGCAGGCCTTCGCGCCGCAGGGCCTGCGGCTGATCGAGGTGGACAAGGCCGACATGGTGGACCTGCCCGACCTGGTGGCGCTTGTCGCCGGCCGTCCCGAGCGCTTCGTCGTCTTCTGCGACGACTTGAGCTTCGACGAGGGCGAGCCCGGCTACAAGGCGCTGAAGTCGGTGCTCGACGGCTCGGTGGCCGGCGGCGGCGACAACCTGCTCGTCTACGCCACCAGCAACCGCCGCCACCTGCTGCCCGAGTACATGAAGGAGAACCTCTCCTACACCCACACCGAGGACGGCGAGGTCCACCCCGGCGAGGTGATCGAGGAGAAGATCTCGCTGTCCGAGCGCTTCGGCCTGTGGCTGAGCTTCTACCCGTTCAGCCAGGCCGAGTACCTGGCCATCGTCCTGCAGTGGCTGGCCCACTTCGGCGTGCCGCACGAGGCCTTCGCGGACGCACGGCGCGAGGCGCTGGTGTGGGCGCTGGAGCGCGGCTCGCGCTCGGGCCGGGTGGCGCAGCAGTTCGCGCGCGACTTCGCGGGCCGCGACGCGTCGCAGGCGCCCGCCGCCGCGCCGGTCCCGATCCGCGAACTGGGCGAGGGTCCCGAGGAACTCGACGATGCCTGA
- a CDS encoding NUDIX domain-containing protein, producing MPDRTPVEVAVGVLIAPDGRFLLTSRPEGKPYAGYWEFPGGKLEAGETVAQALRRELHEELGITIGAARPWQVEVVDYPHARVRLNFCKVVDWQGEFEMREGQQMAWCGLPVAVRPVLPGTLPVLRWFAEERGFMGPTHLD from the coding sequence ATGCCTGACCGCACACCGGTGGAGGTGGCCGTCGGCGTGTTGATCGCCCCCGACGGCCGTTTCCTGCTGACCAGCCGGCCCGAGGGCAAGCCCTACGCCGGCTACTGGGAGTTCCCGGGCGGCAAGCTCGAGGCCGGCGAGACGGTGGCACAGGCCCTGCGGCGCGAGCTGCACGAGGAACTGGGCATCACCATCGGCGCCGCACGGCCGTGGCAGGTGGAGGTGGTCGACTACCCGCATGCGCGGGTGCGGCTCAACTTCTGCAAGGTGGTCGACTGGCAGGGCGAGTTCGAGATGCGCGAGGGGCAGCAGATGGCCTGGTGCGGCCTGCCGGTCGCCGTGCGGCCGGTGCTGCCCGGGACCCTGCCGGTGCTGCGCTGGTTCGCCGAGGAGCGGGGCTTCATGGGGCCGACGCACCTCGACTGA
- the argB gene encoding acetylglutamate kinase: MSTAIPASTDDGLAHIKPREKAEILAQALPYIRQFHGKTIVIKYGGNAMTDPALQQDFAEDVVLLKLVGMNPVVVHGGGPQIDEALAKIGKKGTFIQGMRVTDEETMEVVEWVLGGEVQQDIVGLINFAGGKAVGLTGRDGGLIRARKLKMIDKDDPTKEHDVGQVGEILAIDPSVVKALQDDQFIPVISPIGFGEDNESYNINADVVAGKLAEVLKAEKLMLLTNTPGVLDKQGTLLTDLSAREIDELFADGTISGGMLPKIASALDAAKSGVNAVHIIDGRVPHAMLLEILSDQAYGTMIRSH, from the coding sequence ATGAGCACCGCCATCCCCGCCTCCACCGACGACGGCCTGGCCCACATCAAGCCGCGCGAGAAGGCCGAGATCCTGGCGCAGGCGCTGCCCTACATCCGGCAGTTCCACGGCAAGACCATCGTCATCAAGTACGGCGGCAACGCCATGACGGACCCGGCGCTGCAGCAGGACTTCGCCGAGGACGTGGTGCTGCTCAAGCTGGTGGGCATGAACCCCGTGGTGGTGCACGGCGGCGGCCCGCAGATCGACGAGGCGCTGGCCAAGATCGGCAAGAAGGGCACCTTCATCCAGGGCATGCGCGTCACCGACGAGGAGACGATGGAGGTCGTCGAATGGGTGCTCGGCGGCGAGGTGCAGCAGGACATCGTCGGCCTCATCAACTTCGCCGGCGGCAAGGCGGTGGGCCTCACCGGCCGCGACGGCGGCCTCATCCGCGCGCGCAAGCTGAAGATGATCGACAAGGACGACCCGACCAAGGAGCACGACGTCGGCCAGGTCGGCGAGATCCTGGCCATCGATCCCTCGGTGGTGAAGGCGCTGCAGGACGACCAGTTCATCCCCGTCATCAGCCCGATCGGCTTCGGCGAGGACAACGAGAGCTACAACATCAACGCCGACGTGGTGGCCGGCAAGCTGGCCGAGGTGCTCAAGGCCGAGAAGCTGATGCTGCTGACCAACACGCCCGGCGTGCTGGACAAGCAGGGCACGCTGCTGACCGACCTGAGCGCCCGCGAGATCGACGAGCTGTTCGCCGACGGCACCATCTCGGGCGGCATGCTGCCGAAGATCGCCTCGGCCCTGGACGCGGCCAAGAGCGGCGTCAACGCGGTGCACATCATCGACGGCCGGGTGCCGCACGCCATGCTGCTGGAGATCCTGAGCGATCAGGCCTACGGCACGATGATCCGTTCGCATTGA
- the hisI gene encoding phosphoribosyl-AMP cyclohydrolase — MDWLDAVKWDDRGLVPAIAQELGSNDVLMVAWMNREALAATAERGQAVYWSRSRNRLWHKGEESGHVQQVHEIRLDCDEDVVLLKVTQHGHDPSIACHTGRHACFFQRLEATADGRTWRAVEPVLKDPSTIYPGQP; from the coding sequence ATGGACTGGCTCGACGCCGTGAAATGGGACGACCGCGGCCTGGTGCCGGCGATCGCGCAGGAGCTCGGCAGCAACGACGTGCTGATGGTGGCCTGGATGAACCGCGAGGCGCTGGCCGCCACCGCCGAGCGCGGCCAGGCGGTCTACTGGAGCCGTTCGCGCAACCGGCTGTGGCACAAGGGTGAAGAATCCGGCCACGTGCAGCAGGTGCACGAGATCCGGCTCGACTGCGACGAGGACGTGGTGCTGCTGAAGGTCACCCAGCACGGCCACGATCCCTCCATCGCCTGCCACACCGGCCGCCACGCCTGCTTCTTCCAGCGGCTTGAAGCCACGGCCGACGGCCGCACCTGGCGTGCGGTGGAGCCCGTGCTGAAAGACCCGTCGACCATCTACCCCGGCCAGCCATGA